The following are encoded in a window of Streptomyces sp. 11x1 genomic DNA:
- a CDS encoding dynamin family protein, with translation MLQKVHKIGHSSHVVTLDVRPQLLDALSALRDRVAAARFPLPLAGAPRARANRDELLAQLDDYLVPRLRQPEAPLLAVVGGSTGAGKSTLVNSLVGRKVSEAGVLRPTTRTPVLICHPEDHHWFSGMRVLPNLTRAWAPPRDPGQDSNDDAFPPDGDGGGGKRGERFLRIETADSLPPGLALLDAPDVDSLDADNRVLAAELICAADIWVMVTTASRYADAVPWHLLRTAKEHRATLVTVLDRVPHQVVSEVSRQYGALLTKAGLGDVPRFTVPELPESAWGGGLLPGTAVAPLRTWLIQQATDPAARHQAMARTAHGVLDSLRSRMPELASAAAQQYSAALRLTAAVDTAYDSEHTRVKGRLQAGAVLAGDALKRWRSYPLDCTAGELLDALGESLGTLLLCAVTAADERISEAWSREPAAVAAGLTERDTTGESVEHRIGMTVRRWRRVLEEYAEEEVRDLDRSVAPDTEVVAALGATALLGGRRARSAGEGLAQRIGAHGALRLRDRGGRLLTDYLERALDAERDRRLAPLDALEVHPDPQAELIAALSVLQKER, from the coding sequence ATGCTTCAGAAAGTCCACAAAATTGGGCATTCTTCGCATGTGGTGACCTTGGACGTACGGCCTCAGCTGCTCGACGCGCTCTCCGCCCTGCGCGACCGTGTCGCCGCCGCGCGCTTCCCGCTGCCCCTGGCAGGAGCCCCGCGCGCGCGTGCCAACCGCGACGAACTGCTCGCGCAACTCGACGACTACTTGGTGCCCCGGTTGCGACAACCCGAAGCACCGTTGCTGGCGGTGGTCGGCGGGTCCACCGGAGCCGGCAAGTCCACGCTGGTGAACTCCCTGGTGGGACGGAAGGTGAGCGAGGCCGGCGTACTGCGGCCGACGACCCGCACGCCCGTCCTGATCTGCCATCCCGAGGACCATCACTGGTTCAGCGGCATGCGGGTCCTGCCGAACCTCACGCGCGCCTGGGCGCCGCCGCGGGACCCCGGTCAGGACTCGAACGACGACGCGTTCCCGCCGGACGGCGACGGTGGCGGCGGCAAGAGGGGCGAGCGCTTCCTGCGCATCGAGACCGCCGACAGCCTGCCGCCCGGTCTTGCCCTCCTCGACGCACCCGACGTCGACTCCCTGGACGCCGACAACCGGGTCCTCGCCGCCGAACTCATCTGCGCCGCCGACATCTGGGTGATGGTCACCACGGCTTCCCGCTACGCCGACGCCGTGCCGTGGCATCTGCTGCGGACCGCGAAGGAACACCGGGCGACCCTGGTCACCGTGCTCGACCGGGTGCCCCACCAGGTCGTCTCCGAGGTCTCCCGCCAGTACGGGGCGCTGCTGACCAAGGCCGGACTCGGCGACGTACCCCGCTTCACCGTCCCCGAACTCCCCGAGTCCGCCTGGGGCGGCGGGTTGCTGCCGGGCACCGCCGTCGCGCCGCTGCGGACCTGGCTCATCCAGCAGGCGACCGATCCGGCGGCCCGTCACCAGGCCATGGCCCGCACCGCGCACGGGGTCCTCGACTCGCTGCGGTCCCGGATGCCCGAGCTGGCGAGCGCGGCGGCCCAGCAGTACTCCGCCGCCCTCCGGCTCACCGCCGCCGTCGACACGGCGTACGACAGCGAGCACACGCGCGTGAAGGGCCGTTTGCAGGCGGGGGCCGTGCTCGCGGGTGACGCCCTCAAACGATGGCGCAGTTACCCCCTCGACTGCACCGCCGGCGAACTGCTCGACGCCCTGGGCGAGAGCCTCGGCACCCTGCTGCTGTGCGCGGTCACCGCCGCCGACGAACGCATCAGCGAGGCATGGAGCCGCGAACCGGCGGCCGTGGCAGCTGGACTGACGGAGCGTGACACGACGGGGGAGAGCGTCGAGCACCGCATCGGGATGACCGTACGGCGTTGGCGGCGCGTCCTGGAGGAGTACGCCGAGGAAGAGGTGCGCGACCTCGACCGGAGCGTCGCCCCGGACACGGAGGTGGTGGCCGCCCTGGGCGCCACGGCCCTGCTGGGCGGCCGGCGGGCCCGGTCCGCCGGGGAGGGGCTCGCACAACGGATCGGGGCGCACGGCGCGCTGCGGCTGCGCGACCGCGGTGGACGGCTGCTCACCGATTACCTCGAACGGGCGCTCGATGCCGAGCGCGACCGCCGGCTCGCCCCGCTCGACGCCCTCGAGGTGCACCCCGACCCGCAGGCCGAACTCATCGCCGCCCTGTCCGTACTGCAGAAGGAGAGGTGA
- a CDS encoding GTPase, with translation MTVVTAVTDHTDQTGDDLPEKGDVRPARQEPGREFGKAFGKEIDGKFGKDFGYDVGAEFGKKVGKMVDEKGEDRANGLAAGAERSEGAGERGAIGGRERTTAAPSVRPHREPRPGDGENDLHARVDDRSGGGASRRELPGTPGDGFRGASARAESGAVPTESGDPWDDGLIARRATEAGPAERITAVETRVPVAQSVVPLAYDGQLRSRLDALRELVGQSRTRLDSATLAEAGRVLDEAAARRRLSGQHTVVAIAGATGSGKSTLFNALAGVAISETGVRRPTTAAPIACSWSDGAASLIDRLGIPGRLRRRPLQSAEAEAQLRGLVLVDLPDHDSAAVQHREQVDRILALVDAVIWVVDPEKYADAVLHERYLRPLAGHAEVMFVVLNQVDRLPGEASHQVLDDLRRLLDEDGVALGEHGEPGATVLALSALTGDGVGELRDALEQFVAERGAPARRVRADLDAAAARLWPVYANQRRAGLSERARDEFAGRLADAVGATAAGEAAERAWLRNANRACGTPWLRLWRWYQDLSEPPTGRLALKTPVDEEATARQRVEQAVRTLSERAATGLPEPWAQAVREAAVRGAQGLPEALDELAVRAGAPTERPPRPSWWPAAVLAQASMTLVQVVGGLWLLGQIIGFMAPNLGVPVLLMVIGIVGGPAVEWGCRLAARGPARRYGDEAERRLREAAAGCGRARVLDPVAAELLRYREVREQYGRVLGAAPVR, from the coding sequence GTGACCGTCGTGACCGCCGTCACTGATCACACGGATCAGACCGGGGACGACCTTCCCGAGAAGGGTGACGTCAGACCGGCCCGTCAGGAGCCCGGCAGGGAGTTCGGCAAGGCGTTCGGCAAGGAGATCGACGGGAAGTTCGGCAAGGACTTCGGCTACGACGTCGGCGCGGAGTTCGGCAAGAAGGTCGGCAAGATGGTCGATGAGAAGGGCGAGGACCGGGCCAACGGCCTTGCCGCCGGGGCCGAGCGTTCGGAGGGGGCCGGGGAACGGGGCGCGATCGGAGGGCGGGAGAGGACCACCGCCGCTCCGTCGGTGCGCCCGCACCGTGAGCCGCGTCCGGGGGACGGCGAGAACGACCTCCACGCGCGCGTGGACGACCGTTCCGGTGGCGGCGCGTCCCGCCGTGAACTCCCCGGAACGCCCGGTGACGGGTTCCGGGGCGCGTCCGCGCGTGCGGAATCGGGCGCCGTGCCTACGGAGTCCGGTGACCCCTGGGACGACGGGCTCATCGCCCGGCGTGCGACCGAGGCGGGGCCCGCCGAGCGGATCACGGCAGTGGAGACCAGGGTCCCGGTCGCGCAATCGGTCGTCCCACTCGCCTACGACGGGCAACTGCGGTCGCGGCTCGACGCGCTGCGCGAGCTGGTGGGACAGTCCCGCACCCGGCTGGACAGCGCCACCCTCGCGGAGGCGGGGCGGGTGTTGGACGAGGCGGCGGCGCGGCGCAGGCTCTCCGGGCAGCACACGGTCGTCGCCATCGCGGGCGCCACCGGCAGCGGCAAGTCGACGCTGTTCAACGCGCTCGCGGGAGTGGCGATCTCGGAGACGGGCGTCCGGCGGCCCACCACGGCCGCGCCCATCGCGTGCAGTTGGAGCGACGGAGCGGCGAGCCTCATCGACCGGCTGGGGATTCCGGGACGGCTGCGGCGGCGGCCGTTGCAGAGCGCCGAGGCGGAGGCGCAGTTGCGCGGCCTCGTCCTCGTGGATCTGCCCGACCACGACTCGGCGGCCGTGCAGCATCGCGAACAGGTCGACCGGATCCTGGCGCTGGTGGACGCCGTCATCTGGGTCGTCGACCCGGAGAAGTACGCCGACGCCGTCCTCCACGAGCGCTACCTGCGGCCCCTGGCCGGGCACGCGGAGGTCATGTTCGTCGTCCTCAACCAGGTGGACCGGCTCCCGGGGGAGGCCTCCCACCAGGTGCTCGACGATCTGCGGCGCCTGCTCGACGAGGACGGCGTCGCACTGGGGGAACATGGCGAACCCGGGGCCACCGTGCTCGCGCTGTCCGCGCTCACCGGGGACGGCGTGGGCGAACTGCGGGACGCGCTGGAGCAGTTCGTGGCCGAGCGGGGCGCCCCCGCCCGCCGGGTCCGCGCCGATCTGGACGCAGCGGCGGCGCGGCTGTGGCCGGTGTACGCCAATCAGCGGCGCGCAGGGCTCAGCGAGAGGGCGCGCGACGAGTTCGCCGGGCGCCTCGCGGACGCTGTCGGCGCCACCGCTGCGGGCGAGGCCGCCGAGCGTGCCTGGCTGCGCAACGCCAACCGCGCATGCGGGACGCCCTGGCTGCGGCTGTGGCGCTGGTACCAGGACCTGAGCGAACCCCCGACGGGGCGGCTCGCCCTGAAGACGCCCGTGGACGAGGAGGCCACCGCCCGACAGCGCGTCGAACAGGCCGTACGTACGTTGTCCGAGCGCGCGGCGACGGGATTGCCCGAGCCCTGGGCCCAGGCGGTGCGCGAGGCGGCCGTACGGGGGGCGCAGGGGCTGCCCGAGGCGCTGGACGAGCTGGCGGTGCGGGCCGGGGCTCCGACGGAGCGGCCGCCGCGGCCGAGCTGGTGGCCGGCGGCGGTGCTCGCACAGGCCTCCATGACGTTGGTCCAAGTCGTGGGAGGGCTGTGGTTGCTGGGGCAGATCATTGGGTTCATGGCACCGAATCTCGGGGTGCCGGTGCTGCTGATGGTGATCGGCATCGTCGGCGGTCCGGCCGTCGAGTGGGGATGCCGGCTGGCGGCACGCGGTCCGGCACGGCGTTACGGCGATGAGGCGGAACGGCGGTTGCGGGAGGCCGCCGCCGGGTGCGGCCGGGCCCGGGTGCTGGATCCGGTGGCCGCCGAACTGCTGCGGTATCGGGAGGTACGGGAGCAGTACGGACGGGTGTTGGGGGCGGCGCCTGTGAGGTGA
- a CDS encoding single-stranded DNA-binding protein has translation MNETMVCVVGNVATQPVCKELATGSSARFRLAVTSRHWDREKNEWTDGHTNFFTVWTRRALAANVASSVALGDPVVVHGRLKVRTEQRDGQSRVSADVDAVAVGHDLSRGTSAFRRTVRGEVAIAAHSPSRPEPAWETPPPGSVLDAATELRPEPAGVT, from the coding sequence ATGAACGAGACGATGGTGTGCGTGGTGGGGAACGTGGCGACCCAGCCGGTCTGCAAGGAGTTGGCGACGGGATCGTCGGCCCGCTTCCGGCTCGCGGTGACCTCGCGCCACTGGGACCGGGAGAAGAACGAGTGGACCGACGGGCACACCAACTTCTTCACGGTGTGGACCCGGCGGGCGCTCGCCGCGAACGTGGCGTCGTCCGTCGCACTGGGTGATCCGGTCGTGGTGCACGGCCGGTTGAAGGTGCGCACCGAACAGCGCGACGGGCAGAGCCGGGTCTCGGCGGATGTCGACGCGGTCGCAGTCGGCCACGATCTGTCGCGGGGGACGTCCGCGTTCCGGCGGACGGTCAGGGGCGAGGTGGCGATCGCGGCCCACTCCCCGTCCCGGCCGGAGCCGGCCTGGGAGACCCCGCCGCCCGGCAGCGTGCTCGACGCAGCCACCGAACTGCGCCCGGAACCCGCAGGGGTGACGTGA
- a CDS encoding TQXA domain-containing protein encodes MQTYCVDVQNPTQKDAKYQETPWSGTSLGVNKDAGRIRWILQNSYPQVNDLAALADKAGAKGLTEQDAATGTQVAIWRYSDGADVTALDPEAEKLADYLQKNARNLQEPTASLTLDPPAVSGRAGERLGPVTVHTNADGVTVTPPSDATADGVKVVDAEGEAVTSAGDGSELYFEVPEDTADGTAELTVEASTTVPVGRAFASETRSQTQILAGSSESTVSATATAHWAEKGAIPALSAEKNCAEGGLDITAANEGDKPFTFDLMGITYTIEAGGTRTVTIPLQEDQAYDFTIEGPNGYAKQFRGVLDCRTETEAGVGGDSVQTLSEPSPATVGGGTVTDTGNDLAETGSSGATPVIGGIAIGLVVIGGAVMILIRKRNP; translated from the coding sequence CTGCAGACCTACTGCGTCGACGTCCAGAACCCGACCCAGAAGGACGCCAAGTACCAGGAGACCCCCTGGAGCGGCACCTCGCTGGGGGTCAACAAGGACGCGGGCAGAATCCGCTGGATCCTGCAGAACTCCTACCCACAGGTGAACGACCTCGCGGCGCTCGCCGACAAGGCGGGGGCCAAGGGCCTCACGGAACAGGACGCCGCGACCGGTACCCAGGTGGCGATCTGGCGGTACTCCGACGGAGCCGATGTGACGGCCCTGGACCCGGAGGCGGAGAAGCTCGCGGACTATCTGCAGAAGAACGCGCGGAACCTGCAGGAGCCGACCGCCTCCCTCACCCTCGACCCGCCGGCGGTCTCCGGTCGGGCCGGCGAGCGGCTCGGCCCGGTCACGGTGCACACCAACGCCGACGGCGTGACCGTGACCCCGCCCTCGGACGCGACGGCGGACGGTGTGAAGGTCGTCGACGCCGAGGGTGAGGCCGTGACCTCGGCCGGGGACGGCAGCGAGCTGTACTTCGAGGTTCCCGAGGACACCGCGGACGGAACGGCCGAGCTGACCGTGGAGGCCTCCACGACCGTCCCGGTCGGCCGTGCCTTCGCGTCCGAGACCCGCAGCCAGACCCAGATCCTCGCGGGCTCCAGCGAGTCCACGGTCTCCGCGACGGCGACCGCGCACTGGGCCGAGAAGGGCGCGATACCCGCACTGTCCGCCGAGAAGAACTGCGCCGAGGGCGGCCTGGACATCACGGCCGCCAACGAGGGCGACAAGCCCTTCACCTTCGACCTGATGGGAATCACGTACACCATCGAGGCGGGCGGCACCCGGACGGTGACGATCCCGTTGCAGGAGGACCAGGCGTACGACTTCACGATCGAGGGCCCCAACGGCTACGCGAAGCAGTTCCGGGGTGTGCTCGACTGCCGCACCGAGACCGAGGCCGGGGTGGGCGGCGACTCGGTCCAGACGTTGAGCGAGCCGAGCCCGGCGACTGTCGGGGGAGGCACGGTGACCGACACCGGGAACGACCTCGCCGAGACCGGTAGCTCCGGCGCGACGCCGGTGATCGGCGGCATCGCGATCGGGCTGGTCGTGATCGGCGGCGCTGTGATGATCCTCATCCGCAAGCGGAACCCCTGA
- the ettA gene encoding energy-dependent translational throttle protein EttA has product MAEYIYTMRKTRKAHGDKVILDDVTLSFLPGAKIGVVGPNGAGKSTVLKIMAGLEQPSNGDAFLSPGYTVGMLLQEPPLDESKTVLQNVQDGAAEIMGKLKRFNEVAELMATDYSDALLDEMGKLQEDLDHANAWDLDTQLEQAMDALGCPPGDWPVTNLSGGERRRVALCKLLLEAPDLLLLDEPTNHLDAESVQWLEQHLAKYPGTVVAVTHDRYFLDNVAGWILELDRGRAIGYEGNYSTYLETKQTRLKVEGQKDAKRAKRLKEELEWVRSNAKGRQAKSKARLARYEEMAAEADKMRKLDFEEIQIPPGPRLGSVVVEVNNLSKAFGEKVLIDDLSFTLPRNGIVGIIGPNGAGKTTLFKMIQGLETPDSGSIKVGETVKISYVDQSRENIDPKKTLWAVVSDELDYINVGQVEMPSRAYVSAFGFKGPDQQKPAGVLSGGERNRLNLALTLKLGGNLLLLDEPTNDLDVETLSSLENALLEFPGCAVVVSHDRWFLDRVATHILAYEGESKWFWFEGNFESYEKNKIERLGPDAARPHRATYKKLTRG; this is encoded by the coding sequence TTGGCTGAGTACATCTACACGATGCGCAAGACACGCAAGGCGCACGGCGACAAGGTGATCCTTGACGACGTCACGCTGAGCTTCCTGCCCGGCGCGAAGATCGGTGTGGTCGGCCCGAACGGTGCCGGTAAGTCCACCGTTCTCAAGATCATGGCGGGCCTGGAGCAGCCGTCCAACGGTGACGCGTTCCTGTCGCCCGGCTACACCGTCGGCATGCTCCTGCAGGAGCCCCCGCTCGACGAGTCCAAGACGGTCCTGCAGAACGTGCAGGACGGCGCCGCCGAGATCATGGGCAAGCTCAAGCGCTTCAACGAGGTCGCGGAGCTCATGGCGACCGACTACTCGGACGCGCTCCTCGACGAGATGGGCAAGCTCCAGGAGGACCTGGACCACGCGAACGCCTGGGACCTGGACACCCAGCTGGAGCAGGCCATGGACGCCCTGGGCTGCCCGCCCGGCGACTGGCCCGTCACCAACCTGTCCGGTGGTGAGCGCCGCCGCGTCGCCCTGTGCAAGCTGCTGCTGGAGGCCCCCGACCTGCTGCTGCTCGACGAGCCCACCAACCACCTGGACGCCGAGTCCGTGCAGTGGCTGGAGCAGCACCTCGCGAAGTACCCCGGCACCGTCGTCGCCGTCACCCACGACCGGTACTTCCTCGACAACGTCGCGGGCTGGATCCTGGAGCTCGACCGCGGCCGCGCGATCGGCTACGAGGGCAACTACTCCACGTACCTGGAGACCAAGCAGACCCGTCTCAAGGTCGAGGGCCAGAAGGACGCCAAGCGCGCCAAGCGGCTCAAGGAAGAGCTGGAGTGGGTCCGCTCCAACGCCAAGGGCCGTCAGGCCAAGTCCAAGGCGCGTCTGGCCCGCTACGAGGAGATGGCGGCAGAGGCCGACAAGATGCGGAAGCTGGACTTCGAGGAGATCCAGATCCCGCCGGGCCCCCGCCTGGGCAGCGTGGTCGTCGAGGTCAACAACCTCAGCAAGGCCTTCGGCGAGAAGGTCCTCATCGACGACCTCTCCTTCACGCTGCCGCGCAACGGCATCGTGGGCATCATCGGCCCTAACGGCGCCGGCAAGACGACCCTGTTCAAGATGATCCAGGGTCTGGAGACGCCCGACTCCGGTTCGATCAAGGTCGGCGAGACCGTCAAGATCTCCTACGTCGACCAGAGCCGCGAGAACATCGACCCCAAGAAGACGCTGTGGGCCGTCGTCTCCGACGAACTGGACTACATCAACGTCGGCCAGGTCGAGATGCCCTCCCGCGCCTACGTCTCCGCGTTCGGCTTCAAGGGCCCGGACCAGCAGAAGCCGGCCGGGGTGCTCTCCGGCGGTGAGCGCAACCGCCTCAACCTGGCGCTCACCCTCAAGCTCGGCGGCAACCTGCTGCTCCTCGACGAGCCGACCAACGACCTCGACGTCGAGACCCTGTCGTCGCTGGAGAACGCGCTCCTGGAGTTCCCCGGCTGTGCCGTGGTCGTCTCCCACGACCGCTGGTTCCTGGACCGGGTGGCCACGCACATCCTCGCCTACGAGGGCGAGTCCAAGTGGTTCTGGTTCGAGGGCAACTTCGAGTCGTACGAGAAGAACAAGATCGAGCGTCTCGGTCCGGACGCCGCCCGTCCGCACCGCGCCACCTACAAGAAGCTGACCCGGGGCTGA
- a CDS encoding thioesterase family protein: MRHIYRCPLRWADMDAYGHVNNVVFLRYLEEARIDFLFRPERDFKQGSVVARHEIDYKRQLVHRHQPVDIELWVTEIRAASFTITYEVKDPDQVYVRASTVIVPFDFATQRPRRITSEEREFLEGYRDDEEEAVAA, translated from the coding sequence TTGCGGCACATCTACCGCTGCCCACTGCGCTGGGCGGACATGGACGCGTACGGCCACGTCAACAACGTGGTCTTCCTCCGCTACCTGGAGGAAGCCCGTATCGACTTCCTGTTCCGTCCGGAGAGGGACTTCAAGCAGGGGTCCGTGGTGGCACGCCATGAGATCGACTACAAGCGGCAGTTGGTCCACCGGCACCAGCCCGTGGACATCGAGCTGTGGGTCACGGAGATAAGAGCGGCGTCGTTCACGATCACCTACGAGGTCAAGGACCCGGACCAGGTCTACGTCCGGGCCTCCACGGTGATCGTGCCGTTCGACTTCGCGACGCAGCGGCCCCGCCGGATCACCTCCGAGGAACGCGAGTTCCTGGAGGGGTACAGGGATGACGAGGAGGAGGCCGTCGCCGCATGA
- a CDS encoding globin — MGSVNEIRRGTLQEQTFYEQVGGEETFRRLVRRFYEGVAEDPILRPMYPEEDLGPAEERLTLFLIQYWGGPTTYSENRGHPRLRMRHAPFTVDRAAHDAWLKHMRDAVDDLDLSEEHERTLWNYLTYAAASMVNAPG; from the coding sequence ATGGGGAGCGTGAATGAGATTCGGCGCGGCACGCTGCAGGAGCAGACCTTCTACGAGCAGGTCGGTGGCGAGGAGACCTTCCGGCGCCTCGTGCGCCGTTTCTACGAGGGTGTCGCCGAGGACCCGATCCTGCGGCCCATGTACCCCGAGGAGGACCTGGGCCCCGCCGAGGAGCGCCTCACCCTGTTCCTGATCCAGTACTGGGGTGGCCCCACCACGTACAGCGAGAACCGGGGCCACCCCCGGCTCCGCATGCGCCACGCCCCCTTCACCGTCGACCGCGCCGCCCACGACGCCTGGCTGAAGCACATGCGCGACGCCGTCGACGACCTCGACCTCTCCGAGGAACACGAGCGCACCCTGTGGAACTACCTCACCTACGCGGCCGCCTCGATGGTGAACGCCCCGGGCTGA
- a CDS encoding methyltransferase domain-containing protein — protein sequence MGTHTVDHDLERLAAEARSALVREIEASGAWDADPQWRKAFESVPRHLFVPYYYVGALGGFERLWGEERDPRRRERWVRGAYADTPLATRVRDGELISSSSQPSLMAKMLAELEVEDGDRVLEIGAGTGYNAALLAHRLGDDRVTTVDLDADITEAARRHLDAAGYHPTVVTGDGARGVPERAPYDRIIATCTLHSIPRAWLAQCTPGARILSPLATGLVRLRVEDAETAEGRFLHTSAYFVPLRGSSEPEAVHPHLGGLPHRARDHELFRFLLALTAASLDPHEALALWQREGMPSRERYGITVRGDRAWAWLDDPEGPYAWPLP from the coding sequence ATGGGCACGCACACTGTGGACCACGACTTGGAACGCCTCGCCGCCGAGGCCCGATCGGCGCTGGTGCGGGAGATCGAGGCGAGCGGGGCCTGGGACGCCGACCCTCAGTGGCGGAAGGCGTTCGAGAGCGTCCCCAGGCATCTCTTCGTCCCGTACTACTACGTGGGTGCCCTGGGCGGCTTCGAGCGGCTGTGGGGCGAGGAACGCGACCCCAGGCGGCGGGAGCGCTGGGTGCGGGGCGCGTACGCGGACACGCCGCTCGCCACGCGGGTGCGGGACGGGGAGCTGATCTCCTCCAGCAGCCAGCCGTCGCTGATGGCGAAGATGCTGGCCGAGCTGGAGGTGGAGGACGGCGACCGCGTGCTGGAGATCGGCGCCGGCACCGGTTACAACGCCGCCCTGCTCGCGCACCGGCTCGGGGACGACCGGGTCACGACCGTCGATCTGGACGCCGACATCACCGAGGCGGCGCGCAGGCACCTGGACGCCGCCGGTTACCACCCGACCGTCGTCACCGGGGACGGCGCACGCGGAGTGCCCGAGCGGGCGCCGTACGACCGGATCATCGCGACCTGCACGCTGCACTCGATCCCGCGCGCCTGGCTCGCCCAGTGCACCCCCGGCGCGCGCATCCTGTCGCCGCTGGCCACGGGGCTGGTGCGGCTTCGGGTCGAGGACGCCGAGACCGCGGAGGGGCGTTTCCTGCACACCTCCGCGTACTTCGTGCCCCTGCGCGGCAGCAGTGAACCGGAAGCAGTCCATCCGCATCTGGGCGGCCTGCCGCACCGGGCCAGGGACCACGAGCTCTTCCGGTTCCTGCTGGCCCTCACGGCGGCCAGCCTCGACCCGCACGAGGCACTCGCCCTGTGGCAGCGCGAGGGGATGCCGTCCCGCGAGCGGTACGGCATCACGGTGCGCGGAGACCGTGCCTGGGCCTGGCTGGACGACCCGGAGGGCCCGTACGCCTGGCCGCTGCCCTGA
- a CDS encoding FHA domain-containing protein: MPTCPNGHQSGSDDWCEVCGHRMAGAVPPPPPPPPPGAGYGYPPPGSPPPPPGAGGPGGPGGSGGPGGPGPGGPGGQGGPGGRPHLAAEPELCPQCRTPREGGAPFCEECRWNFLTNTATTYTPAAPRPPAPGPGPGAGGPGPGGPGAGGNPALRFQQPPPPSYGGGDGYDYQSSRPSQVNRPAEPIPPGPPFGGEPSGQGGHGGPGGHGGPGGHAGQGPGGPGRPGGPGGPSGPGGPSGFGGGPSGQPGPGQGGPSAFGGDPSRPGASAFGGDPSRPGPSGFGGDPSRPGPSGFGGDPSRPVPPPPGPTPGGPGGPGGPGASGFPGGPGGQGPGGGQGPGGGPGGGAPQAFQQAGATAPPAFPQETRRPQPGGPGSGGGPSFGGDDDWVISPPSTGPGGSGGPGGAGGPGGPGGAGARPGGYGYPQPGATQAPPGPAYPQAPTTWSATIGPDRDYFMAMMQRSGPEAAGLNLPAYSPEQRRALTGNQITIGRRRHSTGDTPDIDLSVPPEDPGVSHQHAVLVQQPDGSWAVVDQNSTNGTTVNGSEDPIQPFVPIPLQDGDRVHVGAWTTITIRRG, from the coding sequence ATGCCGACCTGCCCGAACGGACACCAGTCGGGTTCCGACGACTGGTGCGAGGTCTGCGGTCACCGTATGGCCGGTGCCGTACCCCCGCCGCCTCCACCGCCGCCCCCGGGCGCCGGTTACGGTTACCCGCCGCCCGGCTCCCCTCCCCCGCCTCCCGGCGCGGGCGGCCCGGGGGGTCCCGGCGGCTCGGGGGGTCCCGGCGGCCCGGGACCTGGCGGTCCAGGGGGCCAAGGGGGTCCCGGTGGACGCCCGCACCTCGCCGCCGAGCCGGAACTCTGCCCGCAGTGCCGCACGCCCCGCGAGGGCGGCGCGCCCTTCTGCGAGGAGTGCCGGTGGAACTTCCTGACCAACACGGCGACGACGTACACGCCTGCCGCCCCGAGGCCCCCGGCTCCCGGGCCGGGTCCTGGTGCCGGCGGTCCCGGTCCCGGCGGTCCCGGCGCCGGTGGGAACCCGGCGCTCCGCTTCCAGCAGCCGCCTCCGCCCTCCTACGGCGGCGGTGACGGGTACGACTACCAGAGCTCCCGCCCCTCCCAGGTGAACCGTCCCGCCGAGCCGATCCCGCCGGGACCGCCGTTCGGCGGCGAGCCGTCGGGCCAGGGTGGGCACGGCGGGCCCGGCGGGCACGGCGGGCCCGGCGGGCACGCCGGTCAGGGTCCCGGTGGACCCGGACGACCGGGTGGTCCCGGTGGACCGTCGGGGCCGGGAGGCCCCTCCGGGTTCGGCGGCGGGCCTTCGGGCCAACCGGGTCCCGGCCAGGGCGGTCCGTCCGCGTTCGGCGGGGACCCGTCACGCCCCGGGGCCTCGGCCTTCGGTGGTGACCCCTCGCGGCCCGGCCCCTCGGGCTTCGGCGGCGATCCCTCCCGTCCCGGGCCCTCCGGCTTCGGCGGCGACCCCTCACGACCGGTTCCGCCGCCGCCCGGGCCCACGCCGGGTGGCCCCGGCGGACCTGGCGGACCTGGCGCTTCCGGTTTCCCCGGCGGCCCGGGTGGTCAGGGGCCCGGTGGCGGTCAGGGCCCCGGTGGCGGTCCCGGCGGCGGCGCGCCGCAGGCGTTCCAGCAGGCAGGAGCCACCGCTCCGCCCGCCTTCCCGCAGGAGACCCGGCGCCCTCAGCCCGGCGGCCCGGGTTCCGGTGGCGGCCCCTCGTTCGGCGGTGACGACGACTGGGTGATCTCCCCGCCGTCAACCGGCCCGGGCGGATCCGGCGGCCCCGGCGGTGCGGGTGGCCCCGGCGGTCCCGGTGGCGCAGGTGCCCGTCCGGGTGGCTACGGCTATCCGCAGCCCGGTGCCACCCAGGCCCCGCCCGGCCCCGCGTACCCGCAGGCGCCGACGACCTGGAGCGCGACCATCGGCCCCGACCGCGACTACTTCATGGCGATGATGCAGCGCTCGGGCCCGGAGGCCGCGGGCCTGAACCTGCCCGCGTACTCCCCGGAGCAGCGGCGCGCCCTCACCGGCAACCAGATCACCATCGGACGGCGCCGCCACTCCACCGGCGACACCCCCGACATCGATCTCTCGGTGCCGCCGGAGGACCCGGGCGTCTCCCACCAGCACGCGGTACTGGTGCAGCAGCCCGACGGCAGCTGGGCCGTCGTCGACCAGAACTCCACGAACGGCACCACGGTCAACGGTTCCGAGGACCCCATCCAGCCCTTCGTCCCGATCCCCCTCCAGGACGGGGACCGGGTCCACGTGGGCGCGTGGACGACGATCACGATCCGCCGGGGCTGA